From the genome of Streptomyces sp. JH34:
ACCAAGGAAAACTTCGATCAGGTCGTGAGCGACAACGAATTCCTGCTGATCGACTTCTGGGCTTCCTGGTGCGGTCCGTGCCGGCAGTTCGCCCCGGTCTACGACTCGGCGTCCGAGCGTCACCCCGACCTGGTCTTCGCCAAGGTCGACACCGAGGCGCAGCAGGAACTGGCGGCGGCCTTCGAGATCCGGTCGATTCCCACCCTGATGATCGTCCGTGACA
Proteins encoded in this window:
- the trxA gene encoding thioredoxin; the encoded protein is MSTVELTKENFDQVVSDNEFLLIDFWASWCGPCRQFAPVYDSASERHPDLVFAKVDTEAQQELAAAFEIRSIPTLMIVRDNVAVFSQPGALPEAALEDVIGQARNLDMDEVRKSVEEQKQAQQAQQEPQ